From Panicum hallii strain FIL2 chromosome 2, PHallii_v3.1, whole genome shotgun sequence, a single genomic window includes:
- the LOC112882343 gene encoding rop guanine nucleotide exchange factor 3-like isoform X2, which translates to MFLAAATVFGTCHRLEPLPPEKRSMWNREMDCLLSICEYIVEFSPTVQAMPDGSTHDVMATSPRSDILMNLPALEKLETMLLGILDSFDKREFWYADQRNQSFNESKKSFQRSEDKWWLPEPCVPDSGLSDRMHRELQQKRDQASQIHKMAMEINSSILSEMQVPSSYLETLPKSGRVGVGDAIYRYMSSGDQFSPEHLLNFLNLSSEHEALEIADRVEAAMYVWRRKASTTHVVSKWENVTELNADGDKNLVLASRARSLLLCLKQRFPGLSQTTLDTSKIQYNKDIGQAILESYSRVLESLAHNIVSWIDNILIADENAKKGHKIRMQKQVFTQISPQR; encoded by the exons ATGTTCTTGGCTGCAGCAACTGTGTTCGGGACCTGCCACAGGTTGGAGCCACTGCCACCTGAGAAGAGATCAATGTGGAACAGGGAGATGGACTGCCTCCTCTCCATCTGCGAATACATTGTCGAATTCTCACCGACTGTGCAGGCCATGCCAGATGGTAGCACACACGAC GTTATGGCAACCTCACCAAGATCAGACATTCTGATGAACCTTCCCGCACTTGAGAAGCTAGAAACCATGCTCCTG GGTATATTGGACAGCTTTGACAAGCGAGAGTTCTGGTATGCAGATCAGAGGAACCAATCCTTCAACGAAAGCAAGAAGTCATTCCAGCGCAGCGAGGACAAATGGTGGCTACCTGAGCCATGTGTCCCAGACTCTGGCCTGTCTGATCGCATGCACCGTGAACTGCAGCAGAAGAGAGACCAAGCAAGCCAGATCCACAAGATGGCCATGGAGATCAACAGCAGTATCCTCTCTGAAATGCAAGTTCCATCGTCATACTTGGAGACTCTTCCAAAG AGTGGAAGGGTGGGTGTAGGCGATGCCATCTACCGGTATATGTCTTCAGGGGATCAGTTTTCTCCAGAGCACCTCCTCAACTTCCTCAATTTGAGCTCAGAACATGAGGCGCTTGAGATTGCAGACCGCGTTGAAGCCGCTATGTATGTGTGGCGAAGAAAAGCAAGCACGACACACGTGGTATCCAAATGGGAGAATGTTACCGAGCTGAATGCTGATGGAGACAAGAATCTGGTCCTTGCAAGTAGGGCCAGGAGCCTGCTCCTGTGCTTGAAGCAGAGGTTCCCAGGCCTGTCACAGACTACCCTGGATACAAGCAAGATCCAGTACAACAAG GACATTGGACAGGCAATACTGGAGAGCTACTCAAGGGTGCTGGAAAGTTTGGCCCATAATATAGTCTCATGGATAGATAATATTCTAATTGCCGATGAAAATGCGAAAAAAGGGCACAAAATCAGGATGCAGAAGCAGGTGTTCACCCAGATTTCCCCACAACGCTGA
- the LOC112882343 gene encoding rop guanine nucleotide exchange factor 3-like isoform X1, with protein sequence MGDGSGFPGFHSHSYDRDYSRPLFRVASFSDSGDEQERHAPSPRGRSQNMSRTASSKAAAPSRLSSSVSKMSMKKLQQVVDEKSMEDEEMELMKEKYTKLLLGEDMSGSGKGVCTAVAISNAITNLYATVFGTCHRLEPLPPEKRSMWNREMDCLLSICEYIVEFSPTVQAMPDGSTHDVMATSPRSDILMNLPALEKLETMLLGILDSFDKREFWYADQRNQSFNESKKSFQRSEDKWWLPEPCVPDSGLSDRMHRELQQKRDQASQIHKMAMEINSSILSEMQVPSSYLETLPKSGRVGVGDAIYRYMSSGDQFSPEHLLNFLNLSSEHEALEIADRVEAAMYVWRRKASTTHVVSKWENVTELNADGDKNLVLASRARSLLLCLKQRFPGLSQTTLDTSKIQYNKDIGQAILESYSRVLESLAHNIVSWIDNILIADENAKKGHKIRMQKQVFTQISPQR encoded by the exons ATGGGCGACGGCTCAGGGTTCCCGGGCTTCCACAGCCACAGCTACGACCGGGACTACTCGCGTCCGCTGTTCCGCGTCGCCTCGTTCTCCGACAGCGGCGATGAGCAGGAGCGCCACGCGCCGTCACCACGGGGACGAAGCCAGAACATGAGCCGGACAGCGTCGTCCAAGGCGGCAGCACCGTCGCGCCTCTCGTCGTCAGTGAGCAAGATGAGCATGAAGAAACTGCAGCAAGTTGTCGATGAGAAGTCAATGGAGGATGAAG AGATGGAGCTGATGAAGGAGAAGTACACCAAGTTGCTGCTTGGGGAGGACATGTCAGGGAGCGGCAAAGGTGTCTGCACTGCTGTGGCCATCTCCAATGCCATCACAAACCTCTATG CAACTGTGTTCGGGACCTGCCACAGGTTGGAGCCACTGCCACCTGAGAAGAGATCAATGTGGAACAGGGAGATGGACTGCCTCCTCTCCATCTGCGAATACATTGTCGAATTCTCACCGACTGTGCAGGCCATGCCAGATGGTAGCACACACGAC GTTATGGCAACCTCACCAAGATCAGACATTCTGATGAACCTTCCCGCACTTGAGAAGCTAGAAACCATGCTCCTG GGTATATTGGACAGCTTTGACAAGCGAGAGTTCTGGTATGCAGATCAGAGGAACCAATCCTTCAACGAAAGCAAGAAGTCATTCCAGCGCAGCGAGGACAAATGGTGGCTACCTGAGCCATGTGTCCCAGACTCTGGCCTGTCTGATCGCATGCACCGTGAACTGCAGCAGAAGAGAGACCAAGCAAGCCAGATCCACAAGATGGCCATGGAGATCAACAGCAGTATCCTCTCTGAAATGCAAGTTCCATCGTCATACTTGGAGACTCTTCCAAAG AGTGGAAGGGTGGGTGTAGGCGATGCCATCTACCGGTATATGTCTTCAGGGGATCAGTTTTCTCCAGAGCACCTCCTCAACTTCCTCAATTTGAGCTCAGAACATGAGGCGCTTGAGATTGCAGACCGCGTTGAAGCCGCTATGTATGTGTGGCGAAGAAAAGCAAGCACGACACACGTGGTATCCAAATGGGAGAATGTTACCGAGCTGAATGCTGATGGAGACAAGAATCTGGTCCTTGCAAGTAGGGCCAGGAGCCTGCTCCTGTGCTTGAAGCAGAGGTTCCCAGGCCTGTCACAGACTACCCTGGATACAAGCAAGATCCAGTACAACAAG GACATTGGACAGGCAATACTGGAGAGCTACTCAAGGGTGCTGGAAAGTTTGGCCCATAATATAGTCTCATGGATAGATAATATTCTAATTGCCGATGAAAATGCGAAAAAAGGGCACAAAATCAGGATGCAGAAGCAGGTGTTCACCCAGATTTCCCCACAACGCTGA